One stretch of Prunus persica cultivar Lovell chromosome G1, Prunus_persica_NCBIv2, whole genome shotgun sequence DNA includes these proteins:
- the LOC18793748 gene encoding early light-induced protein 1, chloroplastic codes for MAASASMQSILANSVVYGAGKSGSVRVSHLVPAKYATTSHRYPQLRVRSMAENGQEEQPSTTPEASRIPPPPPTPTPSPKRSPKVSTKFSDVFAFSGPAPERINGRLAMVGFVSALAVELSKGQDVFAQISDGGVSLFLATSILLSVASVIPLFKGVSVESKSDGIMTSDAELWNGRLAMLGLVALAFTEYVKGGTLV; via the exons ATGGCTGCCTCAGCTTCCATGCAATCAATCCTAGCAAACTCAGTGGTTTATGGAGCTGGAAAGAGTGGATCAGTGAGAGTGAGCCACCTGGTTCCTGCTAAATATGCAACAACATCCCACAGGTACCCTCAACTGAGGGTACGTTCCATGGCAGAG AATGGTCAGGAAGAGCAACCATCTACAACACCAGAGGCATCTAGAATTCCTCCACCACCTCCTACACCTACTCCTTCTCCTAAGCGTAGTCCTAAGGTTAGCACAAAGTTCTCCGATGTGTTTGCATTCAGTGGGCCAGCCCCAGAGAGGATCAACGGCAGGCTTGCAATGGTGGGGTTTGTTTCAGCTCTGGCAGTGGAGCTATCCAAGGGGCAGGATGTGTTTGCTCAGATATCCGACGGTGGAGTGTCCTTGTTCCTTGCCACAAGCATTTTGCTATCGGTGGCATCTGTGATTCCTCTGTTCAAAGGGGTGAGCGTGGAGTCGAAATCAGATGGGATAATGACTTCAGATGCTGAGCTGTGGAATGGAAGGTTGGCCATGTTAGGTCTGGTAGCTTTGGCCTTCACTGAGTATGTGAAGGGAGGAACCCTAGTGTAG
- the LOC18791591 gene encoding early light-induced protein 1, chloroplastic: protein MAASASVQSLLANSVAYGAGKSKSLRVNHLLPAKYAPTLHRYPNMRVRSMAENGQEEQPSTAPEASKIPPPPPTPTPPPKRSPKISTKFSDVFAFSGPAPERINGRLAMVGFVSALAVELAKGQDLFAQISDGGVSLFLGTSILLSVASLIPLFRGVSVESKSDGIMTSDAELWNGRLAMLGLVALAFTEYVKGGTLV, encoded by the exons ATGGCTGCCTCAGCTTCCGTGCAATCACTTCTAGCTAACTCAGTGGCTTATGGAGCTGGAAAGAGCAAATCTCTGAGGGTGAACCACCTTCTTCCTGCCAAGTATGCTCCAACTCTGCATAGGTACCCTAACATGAGGGTGCGATCCATGGCCgag AATGGTCAGGAAGAGCAACCATCTACAGCACCAGAGGCATCTAAAATTCCTCCACCACCTCCTACACCTACTCCTCCTCCTAAACGTAGTCCTAAGATTAGCACTAAGTTTTCAGACGTGTTTGCGTTCAGTGGGCCAGCCCCAGAGAGGATCAACGGCAGGCTTGCAATGGTGGGGTTTGTTTCAGCTCTGGCAGTGGAGCTAGCCAAGGGTCAGGATCTGTTTGCTCAGATATCTGACGGTGGAGTCTCGTTGTTCCTTGGCACCAGTATTTTGCTGTCAGTGGCATCTTTGATACCTCTGTTTAGAGGGGTGAGCGTGGAGTCCAAATCAGATGGGATCATGACCTCCGATGCTGAGCTTTGGAATGGAAGGCTGGCCATGTTAGGTTTGGTAGCTTTGGCCTTCACTGAGTATGTGAAAGGAGGGACCCTTGTGTAG
- the LOC18792227 gene encoding early light-induced protein 1, chloroplastic, whose protein sequence is MAASSSMQSIFLANNSVAYGAGNNKSVGPFSVPALHRYPNMRVRSMVKDGKKEQPSTVTNASKNPPPSNTPFPSKVSTKISDLLAFSGPAPERINGRLAMVGFVSALAVELFKGQDVFAQISDGGFSLFVGTSILLSVASLIPLFKGVSVESKSDGIMTSDAELLNGRLAMLGLVALAFTEYVTGGTLV, encoded by the exons ATGGCAGCATCATCTTCCATGCAATCAATATTCCTAGCTAATAACTCGGTGGCTTATGGAGCCGGAAATAACAAATCAGTTGGTCCATTTTCAGTGCCTGCTCTGCATAGGTACCCTAACATGAGGGTACGCTCAATGGTCAag GATGGTAAGAAGGAGCAACCATCTACAGTAACAAATGCATCAAAAAATCCACCACCATCTAATACACCTTTTCCTTCAAAG GTTAGCACAAAAATTTCGGACTTGCTTGCATTCAGTGGGCCAGCCCCGGAGAGAATCAACGGCAGGCTTGCAATGGTGGGGTTTGTTTCAGCCCTCGCAGTGGAGCTATTCAAAGGACAGGATGTGTTTGCCCAGATATCCGACGGTGGATTCTCGTTGTTCGTTGGCACTAGTATTTTGCTGTCAGTGGCATCTTTGATTCCTTTGTTTAAAGGCGTGAGCGTGGAGTCGAAATCAGATGGGATAATGACGTCCGATGCTGAGTTGTTGAATGGAAGGTTGGCCATGTTAGGTCTGGTAGCTTTGGCCTTCACTGAATATGTGACGGGAGGGACTCTAGTTTAG
- the LOC18792499 gene encoding early light-induced protein 1, chloroplastic isoform X1 has translation MAASSSMQSIFLASSVAYGARKNKSVGVSHLVAPTLRSYPHMMRVSSMAKDGQKKQPSTVTNASKVPPPSPSSPPPKYIWQVSTKFSDLFAFSGPAPERINGRLAMVGFVSALAVELSNGQDVFAQISNGGVSLFVATSILLSVASLVPLFKGVSVESKSDGIMTSDAELLNGRLAMLGLVALVFTEYVKGGTLV, from the exons atggcTGCATCATCTTCCATGCAATCAATATTTCTTGCTAGCTCCGTTGCTTATGGAGCGAGAAAGAACAAATCTGTTGGAGTGAGCCACCTTGTTGCACCAACTCTGCGTAGCTACCCTCACATGATGAGGGTAAGCTCGATGGCCAAG GATGGTCAGAAGAAGCAACCATCTACAGTAACAAATGCATCAAAAGTTCCTCcaccttctccttcttctcctcctcccaAG TATATATGGCAGGTTAGCACAAAGTTCTCGGACTTGTTTGCCTTCAGTGGGCCAGCCCCAGAGAGAATCAACGGCAGGCTTGCAATGGTGGGGTTTGTCTCAGCTCTGGCAGTAGAACTATCCAATGGCCAAGATGTGTTTGCTCagatatccaacggtggagtCTCTTTGTTCGTTGCCACTAGTATTTTGCTCTCTGTGGCATCCTTGGTTCCTCTGTTTAAAGGGGTGAGCGTGGAGTCCAAATCAGATGGGATCATGACGTCAGATGCTGAGCTGTTGAATGGAAGGCTGGCCATGTTAGGTCTGGTAGCTTTGGTCTTCACTGAGTATGTGAAGGGAGGGACTCTAGTTTAG
- the LOC18790991 gene encoding dymeclin isoform X1, which yields MGAVPSTPRWGGSSSAARPLDTAEYLISTFIGDESFPISSDFWHKLLELPLNLQWPPHRVHEACQALARNNYHTRHLAKILIHMAWCLQESISTSSGAPSLVYVKAVNAVYISSVFLKYFIENEKEDKIEDLYLSVDESEPIPTDITKDLNIEDFVMRSVLSFIGSIDVSPDTYLLHLELLNFMLIAMSTQLLSGPSPGPEDVNPFIDAAMSQESSLVILVVRKLLLSYITGPSISLNSASYSIYSEGSQPGVLQRVSSAAANLMLLPFNFLVSSSGEGSRSLLADCSLHVLLILSHYRKCVAGNEPITDISNDTTASDSLLKGSTQFSDNPYCKALEHATDVESVDRVDTEGNAHAGPVLRIPFASLFDALGMYLADEAAALLLYSLLQGNADFLEYVLVRTDLDTLLMPILEALYNAPKRSSNQIYMLLIILLILSQDSSFNASIHKLIVPSVPWYKERLLHQTSLGSLMVITLIRTVQYNLSKLRDVYLHTTCLATLANMAPHVHRLSAYASQRLVSLFDMLSRKYNKLAEMRDNQVQLVKGNSIEGNGLADDTSTEMHIYTDFLRLVLEILNAILTYALPRNPEVIYAIMHRQEVFQPFRNHPRFNELLENIYTVLDFFNSRMDAHNVDGEWSVEKVLQVIIINCRSWRGEGMKMFTQLRFTYEQESHPEEFFIPYLWQLVLSRCGLGFNPDAINLFPVDPPSEKQSDYEVSSNGHVNGESTKHAVFVEP from the exons ATGGGAGCCGTACCTTCTACACCGCGCTGGGGTGGCAGCAGCTCCGCCGCGCGTCCACTGGACACGGCGGAGTACCTGATCTCTACCTTCATCGGCGACGAGTCGTTTCCTATCTCCTCCGATTTCTGGCATAAACTCCTCGAACTCCCTCTCAACCTCCAGTGGCCGCCTCACCGCGTTCATGAAGCTTGCCAGGCTCTTG CACGAAACAACTACCATACCAGGCATCTTGCAAAAATTTTGATCCACATGGCATGGTGTTTGCAAGAATCTATTTCAACTTCTTCTGGTGCACCTTCTCTTGTTTATGTGAAGGCTGTTAATGCAGTGTACATTTCATCTGTCTTTTTAAAGTACttcattgaaaatgaaaaggaagacaAGATTGAAGACTTGTATTTGTCCGTAGATGAAAGTGAGCCAATCCCAACAGATATTACAAAAG ATCTAAACATTGAGGATTTTGTTATGCGTAGTGTGCTTAGCTTTATTGGGTCAATAGATGTAAG TCCTGATACATACCTCCTTCATTTGGAGCTGCTAAACTTCATGCTGATTGCAATGTCAACTCAGCTGCTTTCTGGGCCATCTCCAGGACCAGAAGATGTGAACCCATTCATCGATGCAGCAATGTCTCAG GAAAGTTCTTTGGTTATCTTGGTTGTGCGTAAACTGCTACTCAGTTACATTACTGGACCTTCAATATCCTTGAATAGTGCATCTTATTCTATATATTCTGAAGGAAGTCAGCCTGGTGTTTTACAAAGAGTTAGTTCCGCAGCTG CAAATCTCATGTTATTGCCATTCAACTTTCTGGTCAGTTCAAGTGGTGAAGGCTCAAGAAGTCTGTTAGCAGACTGCAGTCTCCATGTGTTACTTATTCTCAGTCATTATCGTAAATGTGTTGCGGGCAATGAACCAATTACAGATATAAGTAATGACACCACCGCTTCAGATTCCCTTTTAAAAGGGAGTACGCAGTTTTCTGATAACCCTTACTGCAAGGCCTTAGAACATGCAACGGATGTTGAAT CAGTTGATCGTGTAGATACTGAGGGTAATGCACATGCTGGTCCAGTTTTGAGGATACCTTTTGCTTCTCTGTTTGATGCCCTTGGAAT GTACTTGGCTGATGAGGCTGCTGCTCTTTTGCTTTACTCTTTGTTGCAAGGGAATGCTGACTTTCTGGAGTATGTCTTGGTGCGAACTGATTTGGATACATTG TTGATGCCTATTCTGGAAGCGTTATACAATGCTCCAAAGAGGTCCTCTAATCAAATCTACATGTTGCTGATTATTCTCCTCATACTTAGTCAGGATTCTTCTTTTAATGCCAGCATTCACAAATTG ATAGTTCCTAGTGTTCCCTGGTATAAAGAACGTCTCCTCCACCAGACATCTCTTGGTTCCTTAATGGTCATTACTCTGATAAGGACAGTGCAGTATAACCTATCTAAGTTGCGG GATGTTTATCTCCATACAACTTGTCTAGCAACTTTGGCGAACATGGCACCTCACGTCCACCGTTTGAGTGCATATGCATCCCAGAGATTGGTCAGCCTTTTCGATATGCTCTCTCGAAA GTATAACAAACTAGCAGAGATGCGAGATAATCAGGTGCAATTAGTCAAAGGCAACTCAATAGAAGGAAATGGTCTTGCAGATGATACA TCAACAgagatgcatatatatacTGACTTCTTGAGACTTGTCCTTGAAATATTAAATGCAATTTTGACTTATGCCCTGCCACGGAATCCTGAG GTTATATATGCAATAATGCACCGGCAGGAGGTCTTTCAGCCTTTCAGGAATCATCCACGCTTCAATGAGTTGCTTGAAAACATTTATACT GTATTAGATTTTTTCAATAGTCGCATGGATGCCCACAATGTGGATGGTGAATGGTCAGTAGAGAAAGTACTTCAAGTCATAATCATTAATTGCAGATCATGGCGGGGTGAAGGGATGAAG ATGTTCACACAGTTGCGGTTCACATATGAACAAGAGAGTCATCCAGAGGAGTTCTTTATTCCATACCTGTGGCAGCTAGTTCTATCCCGCTG TGGACTCGGTTTCAATCCTGACGCCATAAATTTGTTTCCAGTTGATCCTCCTTCCGAA AAACAGAGTGATTATGAAGTATCATCCAACGGTCATGTAAATGGAGAGTCGACCAAGCATGCAGTGTTTGTTGAGCCATAG
- the LOC18788902 gene encoding perakine reductase, whose amino-acid sequence MEDKPQIQMPLVKLGSQGLEVSRLGFGCGGLSGIYSGNKAPLFDEAACSVIEEAFNRGITFFDTSDLYGQNHHNEFLLAKVLKQLPRENVQLATKFGIVMSDNYQFGVRGTPEYVRACCEASLKRLDVNYIDLYYQHRVDVSVPIEDTMGELKKLVNEGKIRYIGLSEASVDTIKRAHAVHPITAVQMEYSLWCREIENEIIPLCRQLGIGIVSYSPLGRGFFGGKAVVESLSAESLLYTHPRFNGENLEKNKLLYGKLANLAAKHACTVPQLALAWLLHQDNYIVPIPGTTQVKNLDINIRSLDVMLTEEDLKEICDAVPIDEVCGDREFALFAKFVWPYANTPANNVLRGQLLTVNRINK is encoded by the exons ATGGAGGACAAGCCCCAGATTCAAATGCCATTAGTTAAACTGGGTAGTCAAGGATTGGAG GTTTCTAGACTGGGTTTTGGATGTGGAGGACTATCTGGAATATACAGCGGTAACAAAGCTCCTCTCTTTGATGAAGCTGCTTGTTCAGTTATTGAGGAAGCATTCAATAGGGGTATCACTTTCTTTGATACTTCAGATCTTTATGGCCAAAATCATCATAATGAATTCTTGCTTGCAAAG GTTTTGAAACAGCTTCCTCGAGAAAATGTTCAATTGGCTACAAAGTTTGGCATTGTCATGTCGGACAACTATCAATTTGGAGTGAGGGGGACCCCTGAATATGTAAGAGCATGCTGTGAAGCTAGTCTTAAGCGGCTGGACGTCAACTATATCGATCTGTATTATCAGCACCGTGTTGATGTTTCAGTGCCGATCGAGGACACT ATGGGGGAGCTTAAGAAGCTGGTAAATGAAGGAAAGATAAGATACATTGGTCTATCAGAAGCTAGCGTTGACACAATAAAAAGAGCTCATGCTGTTCATCCAATCACTGCTGTACAAATGGAGTATTCTCTGTGGTGTCGTGAAATCGAAAACGAGATAATTCCACTTTGCAG GCAACTTGGAATTGGGATAGTATCATATAGCCCCCTCGGCCGAGGGTTTTTTGGTGGTAAGGCAGTGGTAGAGAGCTTGTCTGCGGAGAGTTTGCTG TATACACACCCCAGGTTCAATGGGGAGAATTTGGAAAAGAACAAACTTCTCTATGGCAAACTTGCCAACCTTGCTGCAAAGCATGCATGCACGGTTCCTCAATTAGCTCTGGCATGGCTTCTCCATCAGGACAATTATATAGTCCCAATCCCTG GGACCACTCAGGTTAAGAACCTTGATATCAATATTAGATCATTGGATGTAATGCTTACAGAAGAGGATTTGAAAGAAATTTGTGATGCTGTTCCCATTGATGAAGTTTGTGGTGACAGAGAATTTGCACTTTTTGCCAAATTTGTCTGGCCCTACGCAAATACCCCAGCAAA CAATGTACTGAGGGGTCAGTTGCTGACAGTAAACCgaataaataagtaa
- the LOC18790991 gene encoding dymeclin isoform X2, translating to MGAVPSTPRWGGSSSAARPLDTAEYLISTFIGDESFPISSDFWHKLLELPLNLQWPPHRVHEACQALARNNYHTRHLAKILIHMAWCLQESISTSSGAPSLVYVKAVNAVYISSVFLKYFIENEKEDKIEDLYLSVDESEPIPTDITKDLNIEDFVMRSVLSFIGSIDVSPDTYLLHLELLNFMLIAMSTQLLSGPSPGPEDVNPFIDAAMSQESSLVILVVRKLLLSYITGPSISLNSASYSIYSEGSQPGVLQRVSSAAANLMLLPFNFLVSSSGEGSRSLLADCSLHVLLILSHYRKCVAGNEPITDISNDTTASDSLLKGSTQFSDNPYCKALEHATDVEFDRVDTEGNAHAGPVLRIPFASLFDALGMYLADEAAALLLYSLLQGNADFLEYVLVRTDLDTLLMPILEALYNAPKRSSNQIYMLLIILLILSQDSSFNASIHKLIVPSVPWYKERLLHQTSLGSLMVITLIRTVQYNLSKLRDVYLHTTCLATLANMAPHVHRLSAYASQRLVSLFDMLSRKYNKLAEMRDNQVQLVKGNSIEGNGLADDTSTEMHIYTDFLRLVLEILNAILTYALPRNPEVIYAIMHRQEVFQPFRNHPRFNELLENIYTVLDFFNSRMDAHNVDGEWSVEKVLQVIIINCRSWRGEGMKMFTQLRFTYEQESHPEEFFIPYLWQLVLSRCGLGFNPDAINLFPVDPPSEKQSDYEVSSNGHVNGESTKHAVFVEP from the exons ATGGGAGCCGTACCTTCTACACCGCGCTGGGGTGGCAGCAGCTCCGCCGCGCGTCCACTGGACACGGCGGAGTACCTGATCTCTACCTTCATCGGCGACGAGTCGTTTCCTATCTCCTCCGATTTCTGGCATAAACTCCTCGAACTCCCTCTCAACCTCCAGTGGCCGCCTCACCGCGTTCATGAAGCTTGCCAGGCTCTTG CACGAAACAACTACCATACCAGGCATCTTGCAAAAATTTTGATCCACATGGCATGGTGTTTGCAAGAATCTATTTCAACTTCTTCTGGTGCACCTTCTCTTGTTTATGTGAAGGCTGTTAATGCAGTGTACATTTCATCTGTCTTTTTAAAGTACttcattgaaaatgaaaaggaagacaAGATTGAAGACTTGTATTTGTCCGTAGATGAAAGTGAGCCAATCCCAACAGATATTACAAAAG ATCTAAACATTGAGGATTTTGTTATGCGTAGTGTGCTTAGCTTTATTGGGTCAATAGATGTAAG TCCTGATACATACCTCCTTCATTTGGAGCTGCTAAACTTCATGCTGATTGCAATGTCAACTCAGCTGCTTTCTGGGCCATCTCCAGGACCAGAAGATGTGAACCCATTCATCGATGCAGCAATGTCTCAG GAAAGTTCTTTGGTTATCTTGGTTGTGCGTAAACTGCTACTCAGTTACATTACTGGACCTTCAATATCCTTGAATAGTGCATCTTATTCTATATATTCTGAAGGAAGTCAGCCTGGTGTTTTACAAAGAGTTAGTTCCGCAGCTG CAAATCTCATGTTATTGCCATTCAACTTTCTGGTCAGTTCAAGTGGTGAAGGCTCAAGAAGTCTGTTAGCAGACTGCAGTCTCCATGTGTTACTTATTCTCAGTCATTATCGTAAATGTGTTGCGGGCAATGAACCAATTACAGATATAAGTAATGACACCACCGCTTCAGATTCCCTTTTAAAAGGGAGTACGCAGTTTTCTGATAACCCTTACTGCAAGGCCTTAGAACATGCAACGGATGTTGAAT TTGATCGTGTAGATACTGAGGGTAATGCACATGCTGGTCCAGTTTTGAGGATACCTTTTGCTTCTCTGTTTGATGCCCTTGGAAT GTACTTGGCTGATGAGGCTGCTGCTCTTTTGCTTTACTCTTTGTTGCAAGGGAATGCTGACTTTCTGGAGTATGTCTTGGTGCGAACTGATTTGGATACATTG TTGATGCCTATTCTGGAAGCGTTATACAATGCTCCAAAGAGGTCCTCTAATCAAATCTACATGTTGCTGATTATTCTCCTCATACTTAGTCAGGATTCTTCTTTTAATGCCAGCATTCACAAATTG ATAGTTCCTAGTGTTCCCTGGTATAAAGAACGTCTCCTCCACCAGACATCTCTTGGTTCCTTAATGGTCATTACTCTGATAAGGACAGTGCAGTATAACCTATCTAAGTTGCGG GATGTTTATCTCCATACAACTTGTCTAGCAACTTTGGCGAACATGGCACCTCACGTCCACCGTTTGAGTGCATATGCATCCCAGAGATTGGTCAGCCTTTTCGATATGCTCTCTCGAAA GTATAACAAACTAGCAGAGATGCGAGATAATCAGGTGCAATTAGTCAAAGGCAACTCAATAGAAGGAAATGGTCTTGCAGATGATACA TCAACAgagatgcatatatatacTGACTTCTTGAGACTTGTCCTTGAAATATTAAATGCAATTTTGACTTATGCCCTGCCACGGAATCCTGAG GTTATATATGCAATAATGCACCGGCAGGAGGTCTTTCAGCCTTTCAGGAATCATCCACGCTTCAATGAGTTGCTTGAAAACATTTATACT GTATTAGATTTTTTCAATAGTCGCATGGATGCCCACAATGTGGATGGTGAATGGTCAGTAGAGAAAGTACTTCAAGTCATAATCATTAATTGCAGATCATGGCGGGGTGAAGGGATGAAG ATGTTCACACAGTTGCGGTTCACATATGAACAAGAGAGTCATCCAGAGGAGTTCTTTATTCCATACCTGTGGCAGCTAGTTCTATCCCGCTG TGGACTCGGTTTCAATCCTGACGCCATAAATTTGTTTCCAGTTGATCCTCCTTCCGAA AAACAGAGTGATTATGAAGTATCATCCAACGGTCATGTAAATGGAGAGTCGACCAAGCATGCAGTGTTTGTTGAGCCATAG
- the LOC18792263 gene encoding early light-induced protein 1, chloroplastic: MAASSSMQSIFLANSVAYGAGKNKCVGVISVPALHRYSPPMRVRSMAKDGQKEQPSTVTNASKSPPPPLTPLPSKASIKFSDLFAFSGPAPERINGRLAMVGFVSALAVELYNGQDVFAQISNGGVSLFVATSILLSVASLVPLFKGVSVESKSEGIMTSDAELLNGRLAMLGLVALVFTEYVKGGTLV; this comes from the exons atggcTGCATCATCTTCCATGCAATCAATATTTCTTGCTAACTCCGTGGCTTATGGAGCGGGAAAGAACAAATGTGTTGGAGTTATTTCAGTGCCTGCTCTGCATAGGTACTCTCCTCCCATGAGGGTACGCTCAATGGCCAAG GATGGTCAGAAGGAGCAACCATCTACTGTGACAAATGCATCAAAAAGCCCACCACCACCTCTTACACCTCTTCCTTCTAAA GCTAGCATAAAGTTCTCGGACTTGTTTGCCTTCAGTGGGCCAGCCCCGGAGAGGATCAACGGCAGGCTTGCAATGGTGGGGTTTGTCTCAGCTCTGGcagtagaactatacaatggCCAAGATGTGTTTGCTCagatatccaacggtggagtCTCGTTGTTCGTTGCCACTAGTATTTTGCTCTCCGTGGCATCCTTGGTTCCTCTGTTTAAAGGGGTGAGCGTGGAGTCCAAATCAGAAGGGATCATGACGTCAGATGCTGAGCTGTTGAATGGAAGGCTGGCCATGTTAGGTCTGGTAGCTTTAGTCTTCACTGAGTATGTGAAGGGAGGGACTCTAGTCTAG
- the LOC18792499 gene encoding early light-induced protein 1, chloroplastic isoform X2 has product MAASSSMQSIFLASSVAYGARKNKSVGVSHLVAPTLRSYPHMMRVSSMAKDGQKKQPSTVTNASKVPPPSPSSPPPKVSTKFSDLFAFSGPAPERINGRLAMVGFVSALAVELSNGQDVFAQISNGGVSLFVATSILLSVASLVPLFKGVSVESKSDGIMTSDAELLNGRLAMLGLVALVFTEYVKGGTLV; this is encoded by the exons atggcTGCATCATCTTCCATGCAATCAATATTTCTTGCTAGCTCCGTTGCTTATGGAGCGAGAAAGAACAAATCTGTTGGAGTGAGCCACCTTGTTGCACCAACTCTGCGTAGCTACCCTCACATGATGAGGGTAAGCTCGATGGCCAAG GATGGTCAGAAGAAGCAACCATCTACAGTAACAAATGCATCAAAAGTTCCTCcaccttctccttcttctcctcctcccaAG GTTAGCACAAAGTTCTCGGACTTGTTTGCCTTCAGTGGGCCAGCCCCAGAGAGAATCAACGGCAGGCTTGCAATGGTGGGGTTTGTCTCAGCTCTGGCAGTAGAACTATCCAATGGCCAAGATGTGTTTGCTCagatatccaacggtggagtCTCTTTGTTCGTTGCCACTAGTATTTTGCTCTCTGTGGCATCCTTGGTTCCTCTGTTTAAAGGGGTGAGCGTGGAGTCCAAATCAGATGGGATCATGACGTCAGATGCTGAGCTGTTGAATGGAAGGCTGGCCATGTTAGGTCTGGTAGCTTTGGTCTTCACTGAGTATGTGAAGGGAGGGACTCTAGTTTAG
- the LOC18792225 gene encoding perakine reductase: protein MEDTSQTQIPRVQLGSQGLEVSRLGFGCGGLSGIYNAPLSHEAGCSVIKEAFSRGITFFDTSDIYGDNHDNEIMVGKALKQLPREKVQLATKFGIISSDGFQFGVNGTPEYVRTCCEASLKRLDVNYIDLYYQHRIDVSVPIEDTMGELKKLVNEGKIRYIGLSEASADTISRAHAVHPITAVQMEYSLWTREIENEIIPLCRKLGIGIVSYSPLGRGFFGGKAVLESLPADSLLSMHPRFNGENLEKNKLLYNKLAKLAAKHACTAPQLALAWLLHQGSHIIPIPGTTRVKNLDINIGSLDVKLTKEDLKEICDAVPIDEVGGEREYEVFSKYVWNFANTPSK, encoded by the exons ATGGAGGACACGTCCCAAACTCAGATCCCAAGAGTTCAACTGGGCAGCCAGGGATTGGAG GTTTCTAGATTGGGTTTTGGATGTGGAGGATTATCAGGAATATACAACGCTCCTCTCTCCCATGAAGCTGGATGTTCAGTTATTAAGGAAGCATTTAGTAGGGGCATCACCTTCTTTGATACTTCAGATATTTATGGTGATAATCATGATAATGAAATCATGGTTGGAAAG GCTTTGAAACAGCTTCCTAGAGAAAAGGTTCAATTAGCTACAAAATTTGGCATTATCAGTTCCGATGGTTTTCAATTTGGGGTGAATGGGACCCCAGAATATGTAAGAACATGCTGTGAAGCTAGTCTTAAGCGGCTGGATGTCAACTACATTGATCTGTACTATCAGCACCGTATTGATGTTTCAGTGCCAATTGAGGATACT ATGGGGGAGCTTAAGAAGCTGGTAAATGAAGGAAAGATAAGATACATTGGTCTATCAGAAGCAAGCGCAGACACAATAAGCAGAGCCCATGCTGTTCATCCCATCACTGCTGTACAAATGGAATATTCTCTGTGGACTCGTGAAATTGAAAACGAGATCATTCCCCTTTGCcg GAAGCTTGGAATTGGGATAGTATCTTATAGCCCACTTGGACGTGGGTTCTTTGGTGGGAAGGCAGTTTTGGAGAGCTTGCCTGCAGATAGTTTGTTG TCTATGCATCCAAGATTCAATGGGGAGAATTTGGAAAAGAATAAACTTCTCTACAACAAACTTGCCAAACTTGCTGCAAAGCATGCATGCACTGCTCCACAATTAGCTCTGGCATGGCTTCTCCATCAGGGCAGTCACATAATCCCAATCCCTG GGACCACTAGGGTTAAAAACCTTGATATCAATATTGGGTCACTGGATGTGAAGCTTACAAAAGAGGATTTGAAAGAAATTTGTGATGCTGTGCCCATTGATGAAGTTGGTGGGGAGCGAGAGTATGAAGTTTTCTCAAAATATGTCTGGAATTTTGCAAATACCCCTTCAAAGTGA